From a single Metopolophium dirhodum isolate CAU chromosome 6, ASM1992520v1, whole genome shotgun sequence genomic region:
- the LOC132946207 gene encoding ATP-dependent Clp protease proteolytic subunit-like — protein MSLSHTRSLLQHSSKILQLNNGPISNSIRGLTIPIVVEQTGRGERSYDIFSRLLKERIICVMGEINDHVASLVIAQLLFLQFENQKATINMYINSPGGSVTAGLGIYDTMMYIKPDVSTWCIGQACSMGSVLLAAGAKGKRHALPHSRIMIHQPSGGMQGKASDMKIVTDEILRLKSSLIDIYGKHTGMPADKIDASMESDHFMSADEAVTFGLIDKVEQPSIN, from the exons atgagttTGTCACACACTCGCAGTTTATTGCAG CACTCGAGCAAAATTTTGCAACTGAATAATGGCCCGATTTCCAATAGTATTCGTGGATTGACTATACCAATTGTAGTAGAACAAACTGGTCGTGGTGAACGTTcttatgatatattttctagACTTCTTAAAGAACGTATAATTTGCGTTATGGGAGAG aTCAATGATCATGTCGCCTCATTGGTAATAGCTcagttattgtttttacaatttgaaaatcaaaaagcCACaatcaatatgtatattaacag cCCCGGTGGTAGTGTTACAGCTGGTCTAGGCATTTATGACACTATGATGTATATTAAGCCGGATGTTTCAACTTGGTGTATAGGACAAGCTTGTAGTATGGGAAGTGTTTTACTAGCCGCAGGGGCAAAGGGTAAAAGGCATGCATTGCCTCATTCAAGGATCATGATTCACCAGCCATCTGGCGGAATGCAG GGAAAAGCATCAGATATGAAAATTGTAACTGATGAAATTCTAAGACTTAAATCGTCGTTAATTGACATTTATGGTAAACACACAGGAATGCCTGCAGATAAAATTG atgctAGTATGGAATCTGATCATTTCATGAGTGCGGATGAAGCTGTTACTTTTGGATTGATTGACAAAGTTGAACAACCatcaataaattga
- the LOC132946204 gene encoding uncharacterized protein LOC132946204 yields MATTYYNIDAVNVILLEILEDIVVNIMEGTYADETDEYLVGLVTLLLSAIDSGATIASGDDQTPESEPEGQNPILGGADGQEFDEDAEESVSLHSDGLPSGDALSSAAESELAPIPEAAPLGNNNTVQEDDDSKISEAEEDHSVLLASSCTSSCGDAPSSESGPVDPTPTPEGGPLDDVLRTEDVLDEKIEPARGIVVKNSLGELVGWLDPAAAPGKIDPPRTRWKSVRRFFRALCCCR; encoded by the coding sequence ATGGcaactacctattataacatCGACGCTGTAAACGTCATATTGCTCGAAATCTTAGAAGACATTGTTGTCAACATTATGGAGGGCACTTACGCTGACGAAACAGACGAATATCTCGTGGGTTTAGTTACCCTCCTTCTGTCTGCCATTGATTCGGGCGCTACTATTGCGAGTGGCGACGATCAGACCCCGGAGTCGGAGCCCGAAGGACAAAATCCGATTCTTGGAGGCGCAGATGGACAGGAGTTCGACGAAGACGCCGAGGAGTCCGTCTCCTTGCACAGTGATGGATTGCCGAGCGGCGATGCGCTGTCGTCTGCAGCAGAGTCGGAGCTTGCTCCGATCCCAGAGGCAGCACCGCTCGGCAACAACAACACTGTCCAGGAAGACGACGATTCGAAAATTTCGGAAGCAGAAGAGGACCATTCCGTTTTGTTGGCGAGCAGCTGTACGTCGTCGTGTGGGGACGCGCCGTCCTCGGAGTCGGGGCCTGTCGATCCCACTCCGACTCCTGAGGGCGGACCGCTCGACGACGTTTTGCGTACAGAAGACGTGTTGGATGAGAAAATTGAGCCGGCCAGGGGTATAGTTGTAAAGAATAGTCTTGGTGAGCTGGTCGGTTGGCTGGACCCGGCGGCAGCACCCGGAAAAATCGATCCACCTCGTACGAGGTGGAAAAGCGTGAGACGCTTTTTCCGGGCTCTGTGCTGCTGCCGATGA